The sequence ACTTGAATTCACCAAGGGAAGAAAGGTGGATCACGTTGTGGAAGGTGATTTTGCTGTAAATCTATTATTTAACTTGGATGTACTTAGAGTGGGCGGAGTTATTTCTTGTTACGCTTCAATGAGCAATACCTCGCCAACCATTCCTTATGGTAGAATGATGACTATGGATCTGTCTATTCGGATGGTTATGGTATATGCGATGAACGATAAAGCGAAAAGAAATGCAAAGGAAGATATTACAGAAATGCTAGAATTAGATCTGTTTATCCATAGAGTGTCAGAGGTATTTCCTCTTGCCGAAATAGTAAAAGCGCATGAGGCGATCGAACGAGGTAAAAATTACGGAACGGTAATAGTAGAAATATAACCTACTCAATCACAAA comes from Flavobacteriales bacterium and encodes:
- a CDS encoding zinc-binding dehydrogenase, yielding LEFTKGRKVDHVVEGDFAVNLLFNLDVLRVGGVISCYASMSNTSPTIPYGRMMTMDLSIRMVMVYAMNDKAKRNAKEDITEMLELDLFIHRVSEVFPLAEIVKAHEAIERGKNYGTVIVEI